One Setaria viridis chromosome 7, Setaria_viridis_v4.0, whole genome shotgun sequence genomic region harbors:
- the LOC117865723 gene encoding amino acid permease 6, translating to MERRTVVYDAESGDDHERQGTVWTATSHIVAAVVGSGVLALAWTVAQLGWVVGPLVLLGFSCVTYYTSALLADCYRYPDPVDGAVNREYIDAVRCYLGRKNVVLCGCAQYVNLWGTLVGYTITASTSMIAVKRVNCFHRDGFGAGDCNPSGSTYMVVFGLFQLLLSQLPSLHNIAWLSVVAVATSFGYSFISLGLCAAKWASHGDVRGTLAGAAVDAPREKAFNVLLALGNMAFSYTFADVLIEIQDTLRAPPAENKTMKRASFYGLGMTTVFYLLLGCTGYAAFGNDAPGNILTGYAFYEPFWLVDIANICVIVHLIGAYQVFAQPIFARLESCVACRWPDAKFINATYYVRVPCLRSSSSPPATVAVAPLKLVLRTILIMFTTLVAMLLPFFNAVLGLIGALGFWPLSVYFPVSMHVARLKIRRGEPRWWMLQAMSFVCLLISVAASIGSVQDIVHNLKAAAPFKTSD from the exons atggagaggaGGACGGTGGTGTACGATGCTGAATCCGGCGACGACCATGAGAGGCAAG GGACGGTGTGGACGGCGACGTCGCACATCGTTGCGGCGGTGGTGGGCTCCGGCGTGCTGGCGCTGGCGTGGACGGTGGCGCAGCTGGGGTGGGTGGTGGGTCCCCTCGTCCTCCTGGGCTTCTCCTGCGTCACCTACTACACGTCCGCGCTGCTTGCCGACTGCTACCGGTACCCTGACCCCGTCGACGGCGCCGTGAACCGCGAGTACATCGACGCCGTCCGCTGCTACCTCGGCCGCAAGAACGTGGTGCTGTGCGGGTGCGCCCAGTACGTCAACCTCTGGGGAACCCTCGTCGGCTACACCATCACCGCAAGCACAAGCATGAT AGCGGTGAAGCGCGTGAACTGCTTCCACCGTGATGGCTTCGGCGCCGGCGACTGCAACCCGTCGGGGAGCACCTACATGGTGGTGTTCGGCCTCTTCCAGCTCCTTCTCTCGCAGCTCCCCAGCCTCCACAACATCGCCTGGCtctccgtcgtcgccgtcgccacctcTTTCGGCTACTCCTTCATCAGCCTCGGCCTCTGCGCCGCCAAGTGGGCCTCCCACGGAGACGTCCGGggcaccctcgccggcgccgccgtcgacgcgcCCCGCGAGAAGGCCTTCAACGTCCTCCTCGCCCTCGGCAACATGGCCTTCTCCTACACCTTCGCCGACGTGCTCATCGAGATCCAGGACACGctgcgcgcgccgcccgccgagAACAAGACCATGAAGCGCGCGTCCTTCTACGGCCTCGGCATGACCACCGTCTTCTACCTCCTGCTCGGATGCACCGGCTACGCCGCCTTCGGCAACGACGCCCCCGGCAACATCCTCACCGGATACGCCTTCTACGAGCCCTTCTGGCTCGTCGACATCGCCAACATCTGCGTCATCGTCCACCTCATCGGCGCATACCAG GTGTTCGCGCAGCCCATCTTCGCGCGGCTGGAGAGCTGCGTGGCGTGCCGGTGGCCGGACGCCAAGTTCATCAACGCCACCTACTACGTGCGCGTCCCCTGCCTCCGGtcgtcttcctcgccgccggccaccgtggcggtggcgccgcttAAGCTCGTGCTCCGCACCATCCTCATCATGTTCACCACGCTGGTGGCGATGCTGCTGCCCTTCTTCAACGCCGTGCTGGGCCTCATCGGCGCGCTGGGCTTCTGGCCGCTCTCCGTCTACTTCCCCGTCAGCATGCACGTGGCGAGGCTCAAGATCCGGCGCGGCGAGCCCCGGTGGTGGATGCTGCAGGCCATGAGCTTCGTCTGCCTCCTCATCTCCGTCGCCGCCAGCATCGGCTCCGTGCAGGACATCGTGCACAACCTCAAGGCCGCGGCGCCCTTCAAGACCTCCGACTGA